GGATTGTTGGTGTTACGGAGATTATAGACAAAGCCTCCGTTGACATCTATCAATCCTCCGGCTAATAATTTGAAATTCTCTGTCAGGCGGAACTGGTGGTGTAATCCATAGTTCCAGTTGACTAATCCGGAGAAAGTGTTATTGTTATCAGCCCGGTTGTGCGTATAGCTGATGTTTGCCTGAAAGAAGTTCTGCACAGATATATTTCCATCAAACAACTTGGTCATCCGAATCAACTCACGGGAAACACGGAAGTCGATTCCTTTGTATTCCTGCGGTGAGAGATAGGTGTCGAAAACGTTCGTAAATCCGACACCATACATGGTGGCACGTGTTACATATCGATGGGCTTGCAGACTGTCGGTCTGCGCTTGTAATCTTGTGCTAAGGGCGAACAGGATGCAACCTGTCAGCCCCAGGTATATTAGTTTTTTCTTCATCAGAATAATTTCATCTGCCCGGTGATCTCATCAATAATATCGCCTTCGCTCTTGCCGCTGTCCGGGTCCAAGTTTTCCGGTTCCTTTTCGGGAACTTCCTGTTGCTCTTGTGAGGGTTCGGGGAAGCGAGTTGGTTCAAGCTCATTGATCGTTTCCACTGTGTAGGTCGTGATCCGTTTGCCTTTTGCCTTGAACCCTTTGACAGCGATAAATTCATCCGCATCAATTTCCAGCGGGTCGCGGAAACTGTCGTGTCCGCCGAATACAACTTCCAGGCGCGGGTAGTATTCGTCGGTCAGTAAGATGAGACGGTTGTTTTTGTTCTCGCCCAAGTAGTTCTGCTTGCGGTTGGAACCTTCAAAACAGAAACGTTTCAGGTACGGATAATTTTGTTGGTCGGCATCATAAAGCGCGGCAGTCCATATCTTGTTGGGGTTGAACTTCTCAACGATGCTTACATTATCTTCGTAGTGGTTGCTCAGGTCGAAGTTACTGTTGTAGAAGTCACCGTTGTTCAGAACGACCAGTATGGTGTCTTCACTCTGGAATTCGCCCAGATATTCACCTCGTCCGTCATAGTTGAGGCGGAGTACGTCACGGTCGAACCATACTTTACGCCCGCCGAGGGTCGAACCGCCTTTCTGTTTCAGGGTAATTTTGTGTATCGGCAGACGGGTGAGGATGATACCGCGTGCCTGTCGACCTTTAATGCCCACTTCGCTGAAGTCTTGCTCGAAGATGATGCGGCGTACGCGTGGGTTAGGCTTCAACGTAACCTTGATGATTTCGGCTTCCCCGTTCGGATTGGCACTGAAATAGGTGATACGTGAATCGGGGGTACCTTGGGTGACGTCATATTCACGGTCGCGGACTACGGAAGTCACGGCAAAACGTTTGACATAGGTCGTTCCCTCTTTTCCGTCGCGGTATGCTACGTTGTAAATCGTCCGTTTGTCGTTCTTCTTGAATACGTTGACGTAAAGAACGTTTTTGCCGACGAATTTCTTGTCGGCAACAGGAGTAACGATATACTTACCGTCGCGGAAGAAGATAATG
The Bacteroides caecimuris DNA segment above includes these coding regions:
- a CDS encoding DUF3316 domain-containing protein, which encodes MKKKLIYLGLTGCILFALSTRLQAQTDSLQAHRYVTRATMYGVGFTNVFDTYLSPQEYKGIDFRVSRELIRMTKLFDGNISVQNFFQANISYTHNRADNNNTFSGLVNWNYGLHHQFRLTENFKLLAGGLIDVNGGFVYNLRNTNNPASARAYVNLDASGMAIWHLKIKQYPMVLRYQINLPVMGVMFSPHYGQSYYEIFSLGNSSGVIKFTSLHNQPSLRQMLSVDLPIGYTKMRLSYLADLQQSNVNNIKTHTYSHAFMVGFVKDLYRIRNKKGTALPSSVRAY